From a region of the Mycobacteroides saopaulense genome:
- a CDS encoding LCP family protein: MGELESGQAQRWVLEKGRLLAGATAAFVMSITGFGWAGYNTAVGQIITSHVLPGVLTPAGQDQNILLMGLDSRLDQNGQPLPQEMYDALHAGDETSGGYNANVLIVVHIPGGGGPISAVSIPRDDYVDLAGCPGSVCKGKVKQAYGFAYQQALDEQASSGSGAAGANDLTAREQAAREAGRKAQIDTVRNFLDVPIDHFIEVTLAAFFQIAKTVQPITVCLNHDTVDEFSGANFHEGVQQIDAAQAMAFVRQRRDENDGSFTDMDRTRRQQAFLVSLLTAVRKGGAMSNPAALRNILNVAHENVAIDSGLNIVDFAARATQLTKRPTSFYTLPISDFGQDSNGSDVNIVDLPTIRQIVRDRFSADAAPVPPASDVEAPAAALSAPVVLNVVNATGRDGLAAAIEDAFTARGFTRGRASTAETMSTESSIVYGAGAQEGAQALADQLHLPITESGAVAPGTVQLTVGSQLPVDAYIAHHSAGKKGDSSGDAAPSDVMTAVAATGTGVQAPAPTDLSQMGADGVPCVK, from the coding sequence ATGGGCGAACTAGAGTCTGGCCAAGCGCAGCGCTGGGTGCTGGAAAAGGGACGCCTGCTTGCGGGTGCCACGGCGGCTTTTGTCATGTCCATCACGGGATTTGGTTGGGCCGGATACAACACCGCCGTGGGGCAGATCATCACGTCACACGTTTTGCCTGGAGTGCTGACCCCGGCCGGTCAGGATCAGAACATCCTGCTGATGGGGCTGGACAGCCGGCTCGATCAAAACGGACAACCGTTGCCACAGGAGATGTACGACGCGCTGCATGCCGGTGACGAGACCTCCGGTGGGTACAACGCGAATGTGTTGATCGTGGTGCACATTCCGGGTGGCGGCGGACCCATCTCCGCCGTGTCGATACCGCGCGACGACTATGTGGACCTGGCGGGGTGCCCCGGGTCGGTCTGCAAGGGCAAGGTCAAACAGGCATACGGATTCGCCTACCAGCAGGCGTTGGACGAGCAGGCATCCAGCGGCTCCGGCGCGGCGGGCGCCAACGATCTCACCGCTCGTGAACAGGCCGCCCGGGAGGCGGGGCGCAAGGCTCAAATCGACACGGTGCGCAACTTCTTGGATGTGCCGATCGATCACTTCATCGAGGTGACTCTTGCCGCGTTCTTCCAGATCGCCAAGACGGTGCAACCCATCACGGTGTGCCTGAACCATGACACGGTCGATGAGTTTTCCGGTGCCAACTTCCATGAAGGCGTTCAGCAGATCGATGCGGCCCAGGCGATGGCCTTTGTCAGGCAACGCCGGGACGAAAACGACGGGTCGTTCACCGATATGGATCGCACCCGGCGCCAGCAAGCATTCCTGGTGTCGTTGTTGACCGCGGTGCGCAAGGGCGGGGCGATGTCGAATCCCGCTGCGCTGCGCAACATCCTGAACGTCGCGCATGAGAACGTCGCAATCGACTCCGGGCTCAATATCGTCGACTTCGCCGCGCGCGCTACGCAACTGACCAAGAGGCCGACGTCCTTCTATACACTGCCCATTTCCGACTTCGGGCAGGATTCCAACGGCTCGGACGTCAACATCGTCGACCTGCCCACCATCCGGCAGATTGTCCGCGACCGTTTCTCGGCAGATGCCGCGCCCGTACCGCCGGCCTCGGACGTGGAGGCTCCTGCGGCTGCGCTTTCGGCGCCGGTGGTGCTCAACGTGGTGAACGCGACGGGGCGCGACGGGCTGGCGGCGGCGATCGAAGATGCCTTTACCGCTCGGGGATTCACGCGGGGTCGCGCGTCGACGGCCGAGACCATGTCGACCGAGAGCTCGATTGTGTACGGCGCCGGCGCCCAGGAGGGCGCGCAGGCGCTCGCCGATCAGCTGCACCTGCCCATCACGGAATCCGGCGCGGTCGCACCGGGAACCGTCCAGCTGACGGTGGGCTCGCAACTTCCCGTGGACGCCTACATCGCCCACCACAGTGCCGGCAAGAAGGGCGACTCGTCTGGAGACGCAGCACCCTCGGACGTGATGACGGCGGTTGCCGCGACCGGAACAGGCGTCCAAGCCCCCGCGCCTACGGACCTGAGCCAGATGGGCGCCGACGGCGTCCCGTGTGTCAAATGA
- a CDS encoding TetR/AcrR family transcriptional regulator, translated as MNETAKPREVDDSRRHFGNRHGRSETAREAVIHAADDLLVAKGYAGVTMEGIAKAAGVAKQTVYRWWSSKADVLMDVFLEDAAFQLDPPDLGGLEADLRHHLGATARFLTTDDAGAVFRALIGQSQHDPQLADAFRARYLREQQARDQIPIARAVQRGELPADVDAARLAEQLVAPLYYRVIVTGEAVDDAFLGGIIDDFLRRLE; from the coding sequence GTGAACGAGACGGCCAAGCCCCGCGAGGTTGATGACTCGCGCCGTCATTTCGGAAACCGGCATGGCCGCAGCGAGACTGCGCGCGAGGCCGTGATCCACGCCGCGGACGACCTGTTGGTGGCCAAGGGGTATGCCGGCGTCACCATGGAGGGCATCGCCAAGGCCGCCGGAGTGGCCAAGCAGACCGTCTACCGATGGTGGAGTTCCAAGGCCGACGTGCTGATGGACGTCTTCCTCGAAGATGCTGCCTTCCAGTTAGATCCGCCGGACCTCGGCGGGCTTGAGGCCGACCTGCGGCACCACCTGGGTGCCACCGCCCGATTCCTCACCACCGACGATGCCGGGGCGGTGTTCCGGGCGCTCATCGGCCAATCGCAGCATGACCCGCAGCTCGCGGATGCGTTCCGCGCTCGTTATCTGCGTGAACAGCAGGCGCGCGACCAGATTCCGATCGCGCGTGCGGTGCAGCGTGGAGAACTGCCCGCCGACGTGGATGCTGCGCGACTGGCCGAACAGTTGGTGGCACCGCTGTACTACCGGGTCATCGTGACGGGTGAGGCGGTCGACGACGCCTTCCTCGGCGGAATCATCGACGACTTTCTACGCCGCCTGGAATAA
- a CDS encoding LLM class flavin-dependent oxidoreductase, translated as MSEIIGGILSAPPPGENEFDRRTAHFLADPRARDVDPEHIHRQAGFDEEAGYDRSLIHIYSAWGDPWLIAAHAATATSRTGLTVAHRPGVVAPTAAARSFATLDNLSGGRAAVHIVVGSSDVDVRRDGDFLSKTQRYDRAREYLELFAQTLTATEPFDYQGKWYQVEDAWAGFRPVQQPVPPISIGGSSQEAKVLAARFGYAYAGTFPSLDAAGAIKSEVDALAAGYGRQLHYWKQFFVIVGDTDHEARDAARAFRARGAELLSRRSDEVLGSSAQLARNRERDLRHVVDTRDAALRHLDATFDGLIVGSVERIAEHIEGYRRAGIDIAQVVALTETEEDRKLRSRLLAELRR; from the coding sequence ATGAGTGAGATCATCGGTGGGATTCTGTCGGCGCCTCCGCCGGGAGAAAATGAATTCGACAGGCGTACAGCGCATTTCCTCGCTGACCCGCGCGCCCGTGATGTCGATCCGGAGCATATCCATCGGCAGGCGGGCTTTGACGAAGAGGCTGGGTACGACCGGTCGCTCATTCACATCTACAGTGCGTGGGGAGACCCATGGCTTATCGCGGCCCATGCCGCGACGGCGACATCGCGCACGGGACTGACGGTCGCCCACCGGCCCGGAGTGGTCGCCCCCACGGCGGCGGCGCGTTCCTTCGCCACCTTGGACAACCTGAGCGGCGGGCGGGCGGCAGTTCATATCGTCGTCGGTTCCAGTGATGTGGACGTCCGTCGCGACGGCGACTTCTTGAGCAAGACGCAGCGGTATGACCGCGCCCGCGAGTATCTGGAGCTTTTTGCACAGACACTGACCGCAACGGAACCGTTTGACTACCAGGGAAAGTGGTACCAGGTAGAGGATGCCTGGGCCGGATTTCGCCCGGTGCAGCAGCCTGTCCCACCGATCTCGATCGGCGGGTCATCTCAAGAGGCGAAGGTACTGGCCGCTCGATTTGGCTATGCTTACGCGGGTACCTTCCCGTCGTTGGACGCCGCAGGTGCCATCAAGTCGGAGGTGGATGCGTTGGCGGCCGGGTACGGCCGCCAACTGCACTATTGGAAGCAGTTCTTTGTCATCGTGGGGGACACAGATCACGAGGCCCGCGATGCTGCCCGGGCATTCCGTGCGCGCGGTGCCGAACTGCTCTCCCGGCGTTCGGATGAGGTCTTGGGATCGTCCGCGCAATTGGCGCGCAACCGTGAGCGCGATCTGCGCCACGTCGTCGACACGCGTGACGCGGCGCTTCGACATCTCGATGCCACCTTCGACGGCTTGATCGTGGGGTCGGTGGAGAGGATCGCGGAGCACATAGAGGGGTACCGTCGCGCCGGGATCGACATCGCTCAGGTGGTCGCTCTTACCGAGACGGAGGAGGACCGCAAATTGCGGTCACGGCTGCTCGCCGAACTGCGCCGTTAG
- a CDS encoding O-methyltransferase — MTTTLHEPEFATIVDRLFQNASRDAIPVDRDTFHQKSVEERVELFQNVYVPVAPDGGRLLYSLIRAVKPKTVVEYGLSYGISTLHSAAAVRDNGVGRIITTELNKAKIAASRATFAEAGVSDLITILEGDARETLTTIDGPIEFLLLDGWPDLDLPILKILEDKLAPGALVIADNVGFESSKPYLEYVRNPENGYVSLASPIGECMELSTRCA; from the coding sequence ATGACCACAACACTTCATGAACCCGAATTCGCCACGATCGTGGACCGGCTCTTCCAGAACGCCTCTCGTGATGCGATTCCCGTCGACCGGGACACCTTTCACCAGAAATCCGTCGAGGAACGCGTCGAGCTGTTCCAGAACGTCTACGTTCCGGTCGCCCCCGATGGCGGACGGCTGCTCTACAGCCTGATCCGCGCCGTCAAGCCGAAGACCGTCGTCGAGTACGGACTGTCGTACGGGATCTCAACCCTGCATTCGGCCGCGGCGGTTCGCGACAACGGCGTGGGCCGCATCATCACCACCGAGCTGAACAAGGCGAAGATCGCCGCCTCGCGCGCCACCTTCGCCGAGGCCGGCGTGTCCGACCTCATCACCATCCTGGAAGGCGACGCCCGCGAGACGCTCACGACGATCGACGGCCCGATCGAGTTTCTGCTGCTGGACGGCTGGCCCGATCTCGACCTGCCGATCCTGAAGATCCTGGAGGACAAACTGGCTCCGGGCGCACTCGTCATCGCCGACAACGTCGGATTCGAAAGCAGCAAGCCATATTTGGAGTACGTCCGTAACCCAGAAAATGGCTATGTGAGCCTGGCTTCCCCCATCGGGGAATGCATGGAGCTCAGCACTCGTTGCGCTTAG
- a CDS encoding nucleoside deaminase, translating into MDDNDIQHLRRCVELAAEALDAGDEPFGSLLTGPDGTVLMEERNRVGGGDSTRHPEFELARWAAENQSATDRSSSTVYTSGEHCPMCSAAHAWVGLGRIVYAASSAQLTQWLTELGVPPSPVAALSINEVAPGIETDGPAPSLAGDVHALHVQFRSGG; encoded by the coding sequence ATGGACGACAACGACATCCAACATCTGCGCCGCTGCGTGGAGCTTGCCGCCGAGGCGCTCGACGCCGGCGACGAGCCCTTCGGATCACTGCTCACCGGGCCGGACGGCACCGTTCTGATGGAGGAACGCAACCGCGTCGGCGGAGGCGACTCGACGCGTCACCCCGAGTTCGAACTGGCTCGGTGGGCCGCCGAGAACCAGTCGGCCACAGATCGTTCGTCCTCAACGGTGTACACCTCCGGAGAGCATTGCCCGATGTGCTCGGCAGCCCACGCATGGGTTGGCCTGGGCCGCATTGTGTACGCCGCCTCGTCGGCCCAACTGACACAATGGCTCACCGAGCTCGGCGTGCCACCGAGTCCGGTTGCCGCGCTCTCCATCAACGAGGTGGCACCCGGCATCGAGACCGACGGCCCCGCACCGAGTCTCGCCGGAGACGTGCACGCCCTGCACGTCCAGTTTCGCTCGGGTGGCTGA
- a CDS encoding MspA family porin: protein MAIAVGVALSAAALSAPRASHAALDDELTLVDGKGRTLRIQQWDTFLNGVFPLDRNRLTREWFHSGRAAYEVVGAGADAFEGTLELGYQVGYPWSLGVGLNFNYTTPNTSILYGIPNAFGGGVEDSYLQTTNLLPSAGINVDLGNGPGIQEVATFSVAIAGPKGAVAVSNAHGTVTGAAGGVLLRPYARLISSAGDSVTTYGETWDMK from the coding sequence ATGGCTATCGCTGTGGGCGTGGCACTCAGTGCGGCGGCACTATCGGCGCCGCGCGCCTCGCACGCCGCGCTGGACGACGAATTGACGTTGGTCGATGGCAAGGGGCGGACGCTCAGGATTCAGCAGTGGGACACCTTCCTCAATGGTGTGTTTCCGTTGGACCGCAACCGGCTCACCCGCGAGTGGTTCCATTCGGGTCGTGCGGCATACGAGGTGGTCGGTGCGGGCGCCGATGCTTTCGAGGGAACGCTGGAGCTGGGCTATCAGGTGGGATACCCGTGGTCATTGGGCGTGGGTTTGAACTTCAATTACACGACACCGAATACCTCGATTCTCTACGGTATTCCGAATGCCTTCGGCGGAGGTGTCGAGGACTCGTACCTCCAGACCACCAACCTGCTGCCGAGTGCTGGTATCAACGTGGATCTGGGCAACGGCCCGGGTATTCAGGAGGTGGCCACCTTTTCGGTGGCGATCGCGGGGCCCAAGGGCGCGGTTGCGGTGAGTAACGCGCATGGCACCGTGACCGGCGCGGCCGGAGGCGTCCTGCTGCGTCCCTACGCCCGGTTGATTAGTTCCGCCGGTGACAGCGTCACGACCTACGGTGAAACCTGGGACATGAAGTAG
- a CDS encoding nitroreductase family deazaflavin-dependent oxidoreductase, with protein MTETNPDDFHANVMTEIRETGGAGGFFAQFDMLILHTVGAKSGEARQNPMAYQPGGDGGEIYVFASNNGRERSSAWYYNALANPGQVSVEIGGDHYPVTVRDVVGQERDRIYARQAEKFENFAEYERKTARVIPVLGLTRAD; from the coding sequence ATGACCGAGACAAACCCTGATGACTTCCATGCCAATGTGATGACCGAGATCCGCGAAACAGGCGGTGCTGGTGGATTCTTTGCGCAGTTCGACATGTTGATCCTGCACACCGTGGGTGCCAAGTCGGGCGAAGCGCGACAAAATCCGATGGCGTACCAGCCCGGCGGCGATGGTGGTGAGATCTACGTCTTCGCCTCCAATAACGGGCGCGAGCGCAGTTCCGCGTGGTACTACAACGCGCTGGCCAACCCGGGGCAGGTATCGGTGGAGATCGGCGGCGACCACTACCCGGTGACGGTGCGCGATGTGGTGGGGCAGGAGCGGGATCGTATCTATGCCCGTCAGGCCGAGAAGTTCGAGAACTTCGCCGAATATGAACGCAAAACCGCACGGGTGATCCCGGTGCTGGGGCTCACCCGTGCGGATTAG
- a CDS encoding ABC transporter permease, with protein sequence MSPRVRAVPNLPRVSLLTAAVILLFVLLAAAFPWLFAPADPTATDYTLVLQPPGREHPFGTDQLGRDVYTRVVHGTRASIVIGFGSTVLGLAVGAVIGLIAAFGWRGVDFAVMRIVDIGLAFPSVLLSLLVLAVLGPGALNVLTAIAISSVPGYARLIRAEAQRVRASNYVRSAIGLGVRPVRILRTHILPNAFGPALVLATVSAGTNIIVAAGLSFLGFGAAAPAPEWGQILADGRSVLAGSWWMSMFPGVAITLVVIAITVLGSAVERKSAGR encoded by the coding sequence GTGAGCCCTCGAGTGCGCGCCGTACCCAATCTGCCTCGGGTGTCGCTGCTGACGGCGGCTGTGATCCTCTTGTTTGTTCTTCTGGCCGCGGCTTTCCCGTGGTTGTTCGCGCCCGCAGACCCCACCGCCACGGACTACACATTGGTGCTGCAGCCGCCCGGGCGCGAACATCCCTTCGGCACCGACCAGCTCGGGCGCGACGTCTACACCCGTGTCGTGCACGGGACTCGCGCCTCGATCGTGATCGGATTCGGCTCGACGGTGCTGGGGCTGGCGGTCGGAGCGGTCATCGGACTGATCGCTGCATTCGGATGGCGTGGAGTCGATTTCGCCGTCATGAGGATTGTCGATATCGGCCTTGCCTTTCCATCGGTGTTGTTGTCGCTACTGGTCCTGGCGGTGCTGGGACCGGGCGCGCTCAATGTGCTGACGGCGATCGCTATCAGTTCGGTTCCCGGGTATGCACGGTTGATCCGTGCGGAAGCACAACGGGTCCGGGCCTCGAACTACGTGCGCAGCGCCATCGGATTAGGAGTCCGCCCGGTGCGGATTCTGCGAACACACATCCTGCCCAACGCCTTCGGGCCCGCGCTGGTGTTGGCTACGGTCAGTGCCGGGACGAATATCATCGTTGCCGCTGGTTTGAGTTTCCTGGGTTTCGGTGCGGCAGCGCCCGCGCCGGAATGGGGTCAGATTCTCGCCGACGGGCGCTCCGTCCTGGCTGGGTCCTGGTGGATGTCGATGTTTCCGGGGGTGGCCATCACCCTGGTGGTCATCGCTATCACCGTGCTGGGCAGCGCCGTCGAACGAAAGAGTGCCGGACGATGA
- a CDS encoding class I SAM-dependent methyltransferase, with protein MGWDPHSKESYDGAYRGQFPGGKPGQAPPWHLDDAQPRIKELAALGVLRGDIADIGCGLGSSAIYLGCRGYSVTGLDASPAAIQQAAQRAEAAGADVTFAVADATELAEYEGAFDTVLETGLMHSLDAAARRDYARAVYRAARSGARWFIYCFSTHTVNGVPSNLGVDQDEIRELLAEAGWTIEYFGSGTYEFDFDTYAPIAMWAGQPDETDFPDSVRRLRAILPLIPDGEPVYVPAWVIYARRP; from the coding sequence ATGGGTTGGGACCCGCACTCCAAGGAGTCATATGACGGTGCTTATCGCGGCCAGTTCCCCGGCGGAAAACCCGGCCAGGCGCCTCCATGGCATCTCGACGACGCGCAGCCCCGCATCAAAGAACTAGCGGCTCTCGGCGTACTGCGCGGCGACATTGCGGACATCGGGTGCGGTTTGGGAAGCAGTGCCATCTACCTCGGGTGCCGCGGGTACTCGGTGACGGGCCTGGACGCTTCGCCGGCCGCAATTCAGCAGGCAGCTCAGCGGGCGGAGGCGGCCGGGGCCGACGTCACGTTCGCCGTGGCCGATGCGACCGAATTGGCCGAATACGAAGGTGCTTTCGACACGGTGCTGGAGACCGGCCTCATGCACTCACTCGACGCTGCTGCGCGTCGTGACTATGCCCGTGCGGTCTATCGTGCGGCACGCAGCGGTGCGCGCTGGTTCATCTACTGCTTCTCCACCCATACGGTCAACGGAGTGCCCTCCAACCTGGGTGTGGACCAGGACGAGATTCGTGAACTGCTGGCCGAGGCCGGCTGGACCATCGAGTACTTCGGGTCCGGCACTTACGAGTTCGACTTCGACACGTACGCCCCGATAGCCATGTGGGCCGGGCAGCCTGACGAGACAGATTTCCCCGATTCCGTTCGGAGACTGCGCGCGATATTGCCGCTGATTCCCGATGGTGAGCCGGTTTACGTGCCGGCGTGGGTCATCTATGCCCGGCGCCCGTAG
- a CDS encoding ABC transporter ATP-binding protein, translated as MSVPLLTVEDLTVRYGREAAVSGVDLSISRRECLAVIGSSGTGKSTVVKAVTGLLDSAAAVDATRLEIDGTDVRGFTERQWNRLRGGKVGLVLQDALVSLDPLRTIAHELTEAIGLNRSVSSSERREQAVALLSRVGAEHLAGRLDAYSHQLSGGERQRVLIASALAADPALLVVDEPVTALDAITRAGIRDLLAQLRDEGLGILLVSHDLDLVAGLADRVLVLDKGVPVETGTPQTVLSEPRHPVSSRLVSAVASLRAPAQAVVDGNPLLILRDVGKRYRDGALGVDSVSLTVHSGEAVGLVGGSGSGKSTTATLALAFTEPDSGVVEICGERWSGVPERRRRPLRHRIQLIDQDTTEAFDPRFRVRKILAEALYIKGIRDTQEQAGRIVALLVKVGLSPALADRRTRTLSGGQRQRVAIARALAMEPDVLVCDEVVSALDPVSQVGILEVLDGLRRSGAGLLFVSHDVEVVRSLCSRLAVMENGRVVEEGPTEEIWAFPEHRYTRELLAAAWGDRLVNSKQTGQEMSLT; from the coding sequence ATGAGTGTGCCACTGTTGACCGTAGAAGACCTGACGGTGAGGTATGGGCGCGAGGCGGCAGTGTCGGGTGTCGATTTGTCGATCAGCCGCCGTGAATGCCTAGCGGTCATAGGAAGTTCCGGTACCGGGAAGAGCACAGTCGTGAAGGCGGTCACCGGGCTGCTCGACAGTGCCGCAGCGGTAGATGCGACACGGTTGGAGATCGACGGCACCGACGTGCGTGGATTCACCGAACGGCAGTGGAACCGATTGCGAGGAGGCAAGGTAGGGCTGGTCTTACAAGATGCCTTGGTCTCACTGGACCCCCTGCGCACCATCGCACATGAGCTGACCGAAGCCATCGGGCTGAACCGCTCTGTTTCGTCGTCGGAACGGCGAGAGCAGGCCGTCGCCTTGCTGTCGCGGGTAGGGGCTGAACACCTCGCCGGACGACTCGACGCGTACTCCCATCAGCTCTCGGGAGGTGAGCGGCAACGCGTTCTCATTGCATCGGCACTTGCCGCGGACCCGGCGCTGCTGGTGGTGGACGAGCCGGTGACCGCGTTGGACGCGATCACACGTGCGGGTATCCGGGACTTGTTGGCGCAATTGCGAGATGAGGGCCTGGGCATTCTGCTGGTCAGTCACGACCTGGATCTTGTGGCAGGCCTTGCGGACCGGGTCCTGGTGCTCGACAAGGGGGTGCCGGTGGAGACGGGGACCCCGCAGACGGTGCTCAGCGAGCCACGGCATCCCGTGTCCAGCAGGCTGGTAAGTGCGGTCGCATCACTGCGTGCACCCGCCCAAGCGGTTGTCGACGGCAACCCACTCCTGATCTTGCGGGACGTCGGCAAGCGATACCGCGATGGCGCGCTGGGTGTGGATTCGGTGTCGTTGACGGTCCATTCGGGCGAGGCCGTAGGTCTGGTGGGTGGGTCGGGCTCGGGAAAATCGACAACCGCGACTCTGGCCCTGGCGTTCACCGAGCCCGACAGTGGTGTCGTCGAGATATGCGGGGAGCGCTGGAGTGGCGTGCCCGAACGCCGGCGTCGACCTCTGCGGCATCGCATCCAGCTGATCGACCAGGACACGACCGAGGCTTTCGACCCACGGTTCCGGGTACGGAAGATTCTGGCGGAAGCGCTGTACATCAAGGGGATTCGTGATACCCAGGAACAGGCCGGACGAATCGTCGCACTGCTCGTCAAGGTTGGGTTGAGCCCTGCTCTGGCCGACCGCCGTACGCGAACCCTCAGCGGCGGCCAGCGTCAACGTGTCGCTATCGCTCGAGCATTGGCAATGGAACCCGATGTGCTGGTGTGCGATGAAGTGGTTTCGGCCCTCGATCCGGTGAGTCAAGTCGGAATCCTCGAGGTACTGGACGGGCTGCGGCGCAGCGGCGCGGGCCTACTGTTCGTCTCGCATGACGTCGAGGTGGTGCGTTCACTGTGCTCGCGTCTGGCGGTGATGGAGAACGGCCGGGTGGTGGAGGAAGGCCCTACGGAAGAGATCTGGGCATTTCCGGAACACCGGTACACCCGTGAACTGCTAGCGGCGGCGTGGGGCGATCGATTGGTCAACAGCAAACAAACAGGACAGGAGATGTCGCTGACATGA